GAGGAGTGGGCAGAATATTCCAAAATTTATAACCCGATGGATTTCTCAGAATTTGTAACAAAGTCAAAGAATCTAGATTTAAAGAAATTAGTTGTTGATCAAATAAAAACAACGCCCGATAAAGTAATCATAGTTCAACCTAGATTTTTGGAGAATACTGATAAATTAGTAAATGATGATACTTTTGAAAATATGAAAGCTTGGATGATTGTCAGATATTTGGTTTCCAATAGTAAAAATTTGGATGAAACTTTCCGTCAAACTGTGGGTGAATATGATTTAGCTTTCAGCGGCGCTAAAGAGTTACCAACTAGAACTAAATTTGCTTATCATTTGTCTGAAGATACCTATGATGAGGTTATCGGAGTTTACTATGGCAAGAAATATTTTGGTGAAAAAGCTAAAGCTGACGTGCGCCAAATGGTAGTTCGAATGATTGAAATTTATAAACAACGTTTGACTGACAATACATGGTTAAGTCAAGATACAAAGGATAAGGCTATTTTGAAATTGAATAAGATGGTGATTAAAGTAGGCTATCCAGACAAAATTCGAGATATTTCCCAAAAATTAAATGTCGATGAGACTGAGTCCTTATATGATAATTCCGTAAAATTATTGAAAGTTATTCGTCAGGATAATTTAGATAGCTTCAAAAAGCCAGTGGATCGGACTGTTTGGCTAATGCCAGGAGAAGAAGTCAACGCCTGCTATGATCCATCAAGAAATGACATCACATTCCCAGCAGGAATTTTACAAGCGCCATTCTATAGTTTGCAACAAACAAGCAGTGAAAACTTTGGTGGAATCGGCGCAACCTTTGCCCATGAAATTTCCCATGCCTTTGATAATGATGGAGCCAAATTTGATGAGTATGGAAACATGAAGAATTGGTGGACTAAAGAAGATTACGCAAAATTTGAAAAATTGACCCAAAGGATGATAGATCAATTTGACGGCATTCCGTTTTCCGGAGGCAAAGTTAATGGCAAATTAGTTGTCGGAGAAAATATTGCTGACGTTGGTGGACTAAGATGTGCCATAGAAGCAGCCAAAATGGATAAAGATTATAACCCCAAGGAGTTCTTCATCACATGGGCCAAAACATGGTGCTTCAAAGCAACACCAGAATATAATGAAAGATTATTAGCGGTTGATGTTCATGCACCCCAACCATTAAGAGCTAACGTTATGGCACAGGATATAGACGAATTTTACGACGCCTTTAACGTTACA
This sequence is a window from Companilactobacillus alimentarius DSM 20249. Protein-coding genes within it:
- a CDS encoding M13 family metallopeptidase, whose product is MRLFTKKIIGGAGDLTNGAPTDYKDNLYLAVNGAWQEKAEIPADKSSAGASMDLDMLIEKELMKDFKNLAADDQQIKSSEFLQAIKLYRLAKNVGFLKEFHEKTILKDLKRLEDLKNLEDFNQNIAQLAEDNFILPTNIWISADMKNTSKNAAYVDGADLILPDNNYYAPDNESGKKLLAKYAEVAQKLLTMVGYSLENAESTVEKALKFDKTLVPIVKTSEEWAEYSKIYNPMDFSEFVTKSKNLDLKKLVVDQIKTTPDKVIIVQPRFLENTDKLVNDDTFENMKAWMIVRYLVSNSKNLDETFRQTVGEYDLAFSGAKELPTRTKFAYHLSEDTYDEVIGVYYGKKYFGEKAKADVRQMVVRMIEIYKQRLTDNTWLSQDTKDKAILKLNKMVIKVGYPDKIRDISQKLNVDETESLYDNSVKLLKVIRQDNLDSFKKPVDRTVWLMPGEEVNACYDPSRNDITFPAGILQAPFYSLQQTSSENFGGIGATFAHEISHAFDNDGAKFDEYGNMKNWWTKEDYAKFEKLTQRMIDQFDGIPFSGGKVNGKLVVGENIADVGGLRCAIEAAKMDKDYNPKEFFITWAKTWCFKATPEYNERLLAVDVHAPQPLRANVMAQDIDEFYDAFNVTQKDGMWLDEDKRVNIW